One window from the genome of Alkalihalobacillus sp. LMS6 encodes:
- the guaB gene encoding IMP dehydrogenase has protein sequence MWDDKFQKEGLTFDDVLLLPAKSEILPRDVSVATKLSEHVKLNIPILSAGMDTVTESEMAIAIAREGGMGIIHKNMSIEEQAEQIDKVKRSESGVITDPFFLTPDRQVFDAEHLMGKYRISGVPIVNDEQHLVGILTNRDLRFIEDYSIKIDDVMTKEGLVTASVGTTLEEAEKILQKYKIEKLPLVDNEGVLKGLITIKDIEKVIEFPNSAKDKQGRLLVGAAIGVSADADVRIEAVVKAGADAIVIDTAHGHSQGVLDKVADVRSKYPDLTIIAGNVATASGTRALIEAGVSVVKVGIGPGSICTTRVVAGIGVPQITAVYDCATEARKHGVPIIADGGIKYSGDITKALAAGGHAVMLGSLLAGVSESPGETEIYQGRQYKVYRGMGSLGAMEKGSKDRYFQENNQKLVPEGIEGRTSYKGPLADTVHQLVGGIRAGMGYCGTASLENLRDEGQFIRITGAGLKESHPHDVQITKEAPNYSL, from the coding sequence ATGTGGGATGACAAATTTCAAAAAGAAGGCTTAACGTTTGACGATGTTTTACTTTTACCAGCTAAATCTGAAATTCTTCCAAGAGATGTTTCAGTAGCAACAAAGCTTAGTGAACATGTAAAGCTAAATATACCTATTCTAAGTGCAGGTATGGATACAGTAACTGAATCTGAAATGGCCATTGCGATTGCACGTGAAGGCGGAATGGGAATTATTCATAAGAATATGTCCATTGAAGAGCAAGCGGAGCAAATTGATAAAGTAAAGCGTTCAGAGAGTGGCGTCATTACGGATCCTTTCTTCTTAACACCTGATCGCCAAGTGTTTGACGCAGAGCATTTAATGGGTAAATATCGTATTTCGGGTGTACCGATTGTGAATGACGAACAGCATCTAGTAGGAATTTTAACAAATCGTGATCTACGCTTTATTGAAGATTATTCAATAAAAATTGATGATGTGATGACAAAAGAAGGTTTAGTCACAGCATCTGTTGGAACAACACTAGAAGAAGCAGAGAAAATTCTGCAGAAGTACAAGATTGAAAAGCTCCCACTCGTTGATAACGAAGGTGTATTAAAAGGGTTAATTACTATTAAAGATATTGAAAAAGTAATTGAATTCCCTAATTCTGCAAAAGACAAGCAAGGGCGCCTTTTAGTAGGGGCTGCAATAGGCGTTTCTGCAGATGCAGACGTAAGAATTGAAGCAGTTGTAAAAGCTGGTGCTGATGCTATTGTTATTGATACAGCACACGGTCATTCACAAGGCGTGTTAGACAAAGTAGCTGATGTAAGATCTAAATACCCTGACCTTACGATTATCGCTGGAAACGTAGCTACTGCATCAGGAACAAGAGCGCTAATAGAAGCTGGTGTTAGTGTAGTAAAAGTTGGGATTGGTCCAGGGTCGATTTGTACGACACGCGTAGTAGCAGGAATTGGAGTACCTCAAATTACAGCGGTCTATGATTGTGCAACTGAAGCGAGAAAACATGGCGTGCCAATTATTGCTGATGGTGGGATTAAATACTCTGGCGATATTACGAAAGCACTAGCTGCAGGCGGACATGCTGTTATGCTAGGTAGCTTGCTTGCAGGCGTTTCTGAAAGTCCTGGCGAGACAGAGATCTATCAAGGACGTCAGTATAAAGTTTATCGTGGTATGGGCTCACTAGGAGCGATGGAGAAGGGGAGTAAAGATCGTTACTTCCAAGAAAACAATCAAAAGCTAGTTCCAGAAGGAATTGAGGGACGTACGTCATATAAAGGACCTTTAGCCGATACGGTTCATCAGCTTGTTGGTGGAATTCGTGCTGGTATGGGATACTGTGGTACAGCTTCACTAGAAAACCTTAGAGATGAAGGGCAGTTTATTCGTATTACAGGAGCAGGTTTGAAAGAGAGTCATCCACATGATGTACAAATTACAAAAGAAGCGCCAAATTATTCATTATAA
- a CDS encoding D-alanyl-D-alanine carboxypeptidase family protein, with translation MKRNNRAKWAKVSVLFTLILALVTLPYQQADANTVNIDASAAIMINGDTGQILYEDNIDEQLAIASMTKMMTEYLLFEAIEEGQIAWDDTVAIEDHLYPLSHQSGLSNVPLRSDYDYTVEELYESMAIYSANASTMALAAHIAGSETAFVEQMNEKAGELGLDQYDFVNSSGLNNSSLDGFHPEGTPADAETTMSARSVAQLAYHLLNDYPEVLETASVPFAEFQAGPDETVNMPNWNQMLPGMSHEYEGADGLKTGTTDAAGNSFTGTALQDGTRLITVVMNAGNPQVRTERFDETEKLFDHGFDNFEEITVVEEGQEPEDNMISVNGGKETEVPVVTSENLKISTPQNAEQGYSLEVAIDEDRMNEDGELVAPITAGERVGTLKVNFDDPTEYIQGTQSSGVALVATEDIEEAGWFTMSMRGIGSFFSGMWTSITDTVTGWFN, from the coding sequence TTGAAAAGAAATAACCGAGCGAAGTGGGCAAAAGTATCGGTCTTGTTCACGTTAATTTTAGCTCTAGTAACATTACCTTATCAACAAGCAGATGCGAATACAGTTAATATTGATGCATCAGCAGCGATTATGATTAATGGAGATACAGGGCAAATCCTTTATGAAGATAACATAGATGAACAATTAGCGATTGCAAGTATGACAAAGATGATGACAGAGTACTTATTATTTGAAGCGATTGAAGAAGGACAAATTGCCTGGGATGATACGGTAGCAATTGAAGATCATCTCTACCCTTTATCACATCAAAGTGGACTATCTAACGTACCGCTACGATCTGATTATGACTATACAGTCGAAGAATTATACGAATCCATGGCTATTTATTCAGCGAATGCTTCAACGATGGCACTTGCTGCTCATATCGCTGGATCGGAAACAGCGTTTGTTGAACAAATGAATGAAAAGGCAGGAGAATTAGGCTTAGATCAGTATGATTTTGTTAATTCAAGTGGCTTAAACAATTCTAGCTTAGATGGATTTCACCCAGAGGGTACTCCAGCTGATGCAGAGACTACTATGTCCGCTCGCTCTGTTGCCCAATTGGCTTATCACCTTCTAAACGATTACCCTGAAGTATTAGAAACGGCAAGCGTCCCGTTTGCTGAATTTCAGGCTGGACCAGATGAAACAGTTAATATGCCGAACTGGAATCAAATGTTGCCAGGAATGAGCCATGAATATGAAGGTGCGGATGGTTTAAAAACAGGTACGACAGATGCTGCGGGAAACAGTTTTACAGGAACAGCTTTACAAGATGGAACGCGTTTAATAACGGTTGTCATGAATGCAGGAAACCCCCAAGTTCGGACTGAACGTTTTGATGAAACAGAAAAGTTGTTTGACCATGGGTTTGACAATTTTGAAGAAATTACAGTTGTAGAAGAAGGCCAAGAACCTGAGGACAATATGATTTCTGTTAATGGTGGAAAAGAGACAGAGGTGCCAGTTGTAACTTCTGAAAACTTGAAGATCTCGACTCCACAAAATGCAGAGCAAGGATATTCATTAGAAGTAGCAATTGATGAAGACCGTATGAATGAAGATGGGGAACTCGTTGCACCGATTACTGCAGGTGAGCGGGTTGGAACATTGAAAGTAAACTTTGATGATCCAACTGAGTACATTCAAGGAACACAATCAAGTGGCGTAGCTCTTGTTGCGACAGAAGATATCGAAGAAGCTGGCTGGTTTACGATGTCAATGAGAGGAATCGGTTCCTTTTTCTCTGGTATGTGGACAAGCATTACAGATACGGTAACGGGCTGGTTTAATTAA
- a CDS encoding carbon-nitrogen family hydrolase has translation MNISIFQQDVLLGDVKKNRENVTTWIDKVGQDKQINSVFLPELWSSGYAFQDLKRIADEAEETNAIFAEKAKQHNLHIFGGSIVTNRENKYYNTAHIFNKKGALVHKYDKTHLVPMLDEPIYFQQGDHAPHTFTLDNINFGLIVCYDLRFPELARMLTLQGAEVLVVPAAWPKARTSVWLNLLQARAIENQVYVVGINRVGGDDQTEYGGHSVIIDPRGDILSEAQGSEATITAQLKREDVYRIREDVPSLKNRRPELYE, from the coding sequence ATGAATATTTCTATTTTTCAACAAGATGTGTTATTGGGAGATGTAAAAAAGAATAGAGAAAACGTGACAACATGGATTGATAAAGTAGGTCAAGATAAGCAAATCAACAGTGTGTTTTTACCAGAGTTATGGTCGTCTGGTTATGCGTTTCAAGACCTTAAACGGATTGCTGATGAGGCTGAAGAGACAAATGCGATTTTTGCAGAAAAAGCAAAACAACATAATCTTCATATTTTTGGAGGATCAATTGTAACAAATAGAGAAAATAAATATTATAATACAGCCCATATCTTTAATAAAAAAGGGGCGCTCGTTCATAAATATGATAAAACGCATCTTGTTCCGATGCTTGATGAACCAATTTATTTTCAGCAGGGGGATCACGCACCTCATACATTTACCTTAGATAACATAAACTTTGGGTTAATTGTGTGCTATGATTTGCGCTTTCCAGAGTTAGCAAGAATGTTAACACTTCAAGGTGCAGAGGTGTTAGTCGTACCTGCCGCTTGGCCAAAAGCAAGGACGTCGGTTTGGCTGAATCTACTTCAAGCAAGAGCGATTGAAAACCAAGTGTATGTAGTTGGAATTAATCGAGTTGGTGGAGATGATCAAACAGAATATGGTGGTCACTCCGTTATTATTGATCCTCGAGGAGATATTCTATCAGAAGCTCAAGGGTCTGAAGCGACGATAACTGCGCAACTAAAGCGAGAGGATGTGTACCGTATACGAGAGGACGTACCTTCTTTGAAGAATCGAAGACCAGAATTATATGAGTAA
- a CDS encoding YaaC family protein yields MNDFTFFESASFTKNFLHKHYLTLETKEQASSKSYMNSYRFMYHIQHGQLYYQQAKLAPVAIKPMLLFYGLSQLLKACILKYDPDYPSKSSVLSHGVSTRKRKKQGYSFLADEVKVQRDGLFPHFMIKMFHMKPNQYSDKYSMSLLFKQLPGLKDAFDSLLSEYPFFSGKITNQIIAFPGALLDSYHMTAERFAEYLVAQGVSHKINVVESKDTLSIHNVVSTANDVNPLFHFNDRVFIHAQKDDYLKLPDLMVYYLVLYNLSMICRYETEWWGERLHTLDCDEMPFIKHFLEIVEQDSQGALLRKLMHS; encoded by the coding sequence ATGAACGATTTTACATTTTTTGAATCAGCAAGTTTTACCAAGAATTTTTTACACAAACATTACTTAACGCTAGAAACAAAAGAACAAGCCTCATCAAAAAGTTATATGAACTCCTATCGGTTTATGTATCACATTCAACATGGACAACTTTACTATCAACAAGCTAAATTAGCTCCGGTTGCTATTAAACCTATGCTACTCTTTTACGGACTGTCTCAACTTTTAAAAGCGTGTATTTTAAAATATGACCCAGACTACCCATCTAAGTCATCTGTGTTGTCCCATGGCGTATCAACACGGAAGCGCAAAAAACAAGGCTACTCTTTTTTAGCAGATGAAGTAAAAGTACAGCGGGATGGGTTATTTCCTCATTTCATGATAAAAATGTTTCACATGAAACCAAATCAATATTCTGACAAATATTCGATGTCTCTTCTTTTTAAGCAACTTCCCGGATTAAAGGACGCCTTTGACTCGTTGCTGTCAGAATACCCTTTTTTCTCAGGTAAAATAACTAATCAAATCATCGCATTCCCTGGTGCCCTGTTAGATTCCTATCACATGACCGCTGAACGATTTGCGGAATATTTAGTAGCCCAAGGAGTGTCTCATAAAATAAACGTTGTAGAGAGCAAGGATACTCTTTCTATTCACAACGTCGTTTCAACAGCCAATGACGTTAATCCGCTTTTTCATTTTAACGATCGTGTCTTCATTCACGCTCAAAAAGATGATTATCTTAAACTGCCCGACTTAATGGTTTACTACTTAGTACTATATAATTTAAGTATGATTTGTCGCTATGAAACCGAATGGTGGGGAGAGAGACTCCATACATTGGATTGTGACGAAATGCCATTTATTAAGCACTTCTTAGAGATCGTTGAACAAGACAGTCAAGGAGCTCTGTTAAGAAAATTAATGCACAGCTAA